A window of Clostridium novyi genomic DNA:
CTCAAATGCCTGAATATAATTATCAAAGGTAAATGTTCCATTACCCGGAAGTCCTAAAACATTAAGGAATAATCCTTTTTGTGTTTTAAATGAATTAGTAAATGCTATATACAAGGGTGATAAAAATATAATTGCTATACAAATGGCAAAAACATTCCATGTAACCTTTTTTAGAATACTTTCTTTCATTACATTTCCACCTCCTTTTTCTTACTAAAGTTCAGTTGAGTTAATGTTATTACTGCAACAGTTATTAAAAATATAACTGCCTTTGCCTGTGATATTCCAAATTCATTTCTTGCAAAAGCTGAATTATATATATTAAGTGCTAACATTTGAGTTGAGTTATATGGTCCTCCACCTGTAAGTGCCAAATTTTGATCAAATAACTTAAAACAATTAGATAAAGTTAAAAATATTCCAACTGTAAATGCTGGTGCAACTAATGGTATTGTTATATTTATAAGTCTTTGAATTGGATTTGCTCCATCAATTTCAGCGGCTTCTTTTAAATTATCTGGAATTCCTTGAAGAGCTGCTATATAAACAACCATCATATATCCTGACATCTGCCAAGACATCAATATTACTAAGGCCCAAAATCCTGTTGCAGTAGTTGAAAGCCACCCTGTAAAAAACTCACATCCAATCTTAACCCCTATGGTATTAAAAACTTTAGTGAATATAAATTGCCAAATAAACCCTAATATAAGTCCACCAACCATGTTAGGCATAAAAAATATACTTCTTAATATATTACTTATCTTCATTTCTCTAGTTACTAATAGTGCTAATCCAAAACCGATTAAATTTATCATAATAACTGACACTACTGAGAATTTTAAAGTAAATATAAATGATTGCATAAATCCACTTTCTAAATTAAATATTTGTTTATAATTTTGTATTCCAACAAATGGAGCATTATTATCTATTCCATTCCAATCTGTAAATGAATAATATATTCCTGTTATAGCAGGTATAATTACCACAATTAAAAATGAAATTAATATAGGTGCAACAAAAAAACTAAACCATAACTTTGATTTTTTCATATTGTCCTCCTCTTCATTTTATAGTTATGGGGAGGGGTCCCCCCCTCCCCATAACTATTATTTCTTATTTCTCATATTTATCCATTGATCTTGTGAATCCTTAATTAATTGATTCCAAGTCATCTCTCCAGCTAAATATTTTTGAATATCTTTTCCTACAACACCCATACCCCAATCTGTTGGGTATCCCATGAACACCCATGGTAGTGTTTTATTTTCTTTTATATATCTTTCTACAGCTAACCCAAGAGAATCTTTAGCTGGATATTTTTCATATCCTTTAAATGGAGGTATAAAAAAGAATTTATTAACTACTATATCTTTACCTTCCTCTGAAGTATATAACCAATTTAAAAAGTCCTTTGCAGCTAATTGTTGTTCCTTTGAAACTTTATTATTAACTCCCCAATACATAGGAACACCTACTGCAACAGAATCTCCCTTACCACCCTTTATTGATATTGGTAACATATCTAAATTCTTAGCTACATCTTTATCTGTTTTATTAACATCATTGAATATCCAATTTCCTTGTTGAACAATAGCAACACGTTCAATAGCAATACCTTGTCCTACTTGAGTTGCATAATCTACTGCATTTAATTTTCCTTTTGATTTTGCATTTAATGAATAATTAGCTTGTAAATCAATTAAACTTTTTAAACCATCACCATGTTTAAAAATAACTTTATCTGATTTAAAAGCATCTAATGAACTTTTAAATTCTTGACTTAAAGCAACATTTGAAGAATGTAATCCTGTTATCCAAGTTTCTTTTGCAGGCATTTCAAATACTGCTTCTAATTGAGGGTATTTCCCCTTTAGTTTTCCTGTTTTTATCTGACTATCTAATTTTTTCACTGCAGATTCTAGCATTGCATAATCTTTAATAGTTGTAGCATCTATACCAGCATCCTTGAAAATAGCCTTATTATATACTAATCCATAAGCTTCAACATCAAAGGGCATACCATATATTTTCTTATCTTCAGTAACTCCATCAAGAACTCCCTTAAGAGATTGTTTAACCCAAGGTTCTCCTGATAAATCAAGTAATCTACTCCTCCAATCTTTAACATCCTGAGGCCCGCCTATATTAAATATTGCAGGTTCTTCTCCAGATTGAATCTTCGCTCTAAGAGCTGCACCGTAATCATCCCCACCACCAACAGTGCTTATATTTATTTTTACATCTGGATGTTTTTCAGAATATTTCTTTGCAGCTTCTTCTAGCTCTTTTGCAATTTCAACTTTAAATTGAAATATATTTAATGTAATAGCATCTTTTTTTCCTGCACTAGTTCCTTCTGATTTACCTGAACATCCACCCAATACTAAAGTTGACATCATCATTATTGATGTAATAGCAAATGCAACAACTCTTTTTACATTCCTCATAAACTACTCCTCCATTTTTTTTATTTTATACCTTATAAAGTTATGTTCCTTTCATTATCAATATTGAAGATATGACAATTATCCATATTAAACATAAACTTTATTTTATCTCCAGTTTTCATGTCAATAATTTTAGATGATTGTATATTAGAAATAAATTGCTTCCCACTTAATTTAAAATAAACAAAAGATTCATTTCCCATATTTTCAACAAAGTCAATAATTCCATCTACCATAACGCTGTTATCGTTTTCTTGAAAGTTAATATCTTCAGGTCGTATTCCAAAGCAAACCTTTTTACCAATATATTCCTTAACCTTATTTGCCTTATTTTTCGGTAACTTCAATTGAGTATTTCCTACTTTTAATAAAGTTACATTATCTTTATTTACTAGATATCCTTCTATTACATTCATTGAAGGTGATCCAATAAATTCAGCAACAAATTTATTAGCAGGATGATTGTACAAATTTAACGGAGTATCAACTTGCATTATCCTTCCAAAATTCATTACACATATTCTATCTCCCATTGTCATAGCTTCTACTTGATCATGTGTTACATATATCATTGTAGTCTTTAATTCCTTATGAAGTTTTGAAAGTTGTACTCTCATATGCACTCTTAATTTAGCATCTAAATTTGATAATGGTTCATCAAATAAAAAAACCTTAGGATCTCTTACAATAGCCCTACCAACTGCAACTCTTTGTCTTTGTCCCCCAGATAGTTCTTTAGGCTTTCTTTTTAAAACTTCTTGTAAATCTAAATTTTTAGCAGCTTCTTTAACTTTTTTATCTATTATATCCTTAGGGGTCTTTCTTATTTTTAATGAAAAAGCCATATTATCATAGACACTCATATGAGGATATAGGGCATAATTTTGAAAAACCATTGCAATTTCCCGATCTTTAGGTGGAATATCATTTACAATCTTATTTCCAATAGAAATA
This region includes:
- a CDS encoding ABC transporter substrate-binding protein, whose protein sequence is MRNVKRVVAFAITSIMMMSTLVLGGCSGKSEGTSAGKKDAITLNIFQFKVEIAKELEEAAKKYSEKHPDVKINISTVGGGDDYGAALRAKIQSGEEPAIFNIGGPQDVKDWRSRLLDLSGEPWVKQSLKGVLDGVTEDKKIYGMPFDVEAYGLVYNKAIFKDAGIDATTIKDYAMLESAVKKLDSQIKTGKLKGKYPQLEAVFEMPAKETWITGLHSSNVALSQEFKSSLDAFKSDKVIFKHGDGLKSLIDLQANYSLNAKSKGKLNAVDYATQVGQGIAIERVAIVQQGNWIFNDVNKTDKDVAKNLDMLPISIKGGKGDSVAVGVPMYWGVNNKVSKEQQLAAKDFLNWLYTSEEGKDIVVNKFFFIPPFKGYEKYPAKDSLGLAVERYIKENKTLPWVFMGYPTDWGMGVVGKDIQKYLAGEMTWNQLIKDSQDQWINMRNKK
- a CDS encoding ABC transporter ATP-binding protein — encoded protein: MAKVVLKDVEKVYPNGFKAVHGINLEINDGEFMVFVGPSGCAKSTTLRMIAGLEEISSGTISIGNKIVNDIPPKDREIAMVFQNYALYPHMSVYDNMAFSLKIRKTPKDIIDKKVKEAAKNLDLQEVLKRKPKELSGGQRQRVAVGRAIVRDPKVFLFDEPLSNLDAKLRVHMRVQLSKLHKELKTTMIYVTHDQVEAMTMGDRICVMNFGRIMQVDTPLNLYNHPANKFVAEFIGSPSMNVIEGYLVNKDNVTLLKVGNTQLKLPKNKANKVKEYIGKKVCFGIRPEDINFQENDNSVMVDGIIDFVENMGNESFVYFKLSGKQFISNIQSSKIIDMKTGDKIKFMFNMDNCHIFNIDNERNITL
- a CDS encoding carbohydrate ABC transporter permease, with protein sequence MKKSKLWFSFFVAPILISFLIVVIIPAITGIYYSFTDWNGIDNNAPFVGIQNYKQIFNLESGFMQSFIFTLKFSVVSVIMINLIGFGLALLVTREMKISNILRSIFFMPNMVGGLILGFIWQFIFTKVFNTIGVKIGCEFFTGWLSTTATGFWALVILMSWQMSGYMMVVYIAALQGIPDNLKEAAEIDGANPIQRLINITIPLVAPAFTVGIFLTLSNCFKLFDQNLALTGGGPYNSTQMLALNIYNSAFARNEFGISQAKAVIFLITVAVITLTQLNFSKKKEVEM